A window of the Trichoderma asperellum chromosome 6, complete sequence genome harbors these coding sequences:
- a CDS encoding uncharacterized protein (SECRETED:SignalP(1-19)) has translation MKTQISSLLMLLLPALALALPTQQPQQAHSSDLHRRFTCPANVQDFCSASNIHSSCENGRFTSGAMDTCGECHC, from the exons ATGaag acccAGATCTCGTCTCTCctcatgctgctgctccccgcCCTCGCCCTGGCCCTTCCAACACAGCAGCCACAACAAGCCCACAGCAGCGACCTGCATCGCAGATTCACATGCCCTGCCAACGTGCAGGACTTTTGCTCCGCTTCCAACATTCACTCGAGTTGTGAGAATGGCAGGTTTACGTCGGGGGCGATGGATACGTGCGGAGAATGCCATTGTTGa
- a CDS encoding uncharacterized protein (EggNog:ENOG41): MNKRQSQEQALFGEAPWNTLPTNRLVIPALRIRLEQLLMNHTRAEFLLVKDEIRSSLKKREELLKDLGESRSTTDQQRAYVGKIASEFMRITHYGLDAYYRRHSIFEDAEMRLITRIRSINEAFAHVMYQKGHARDDNDSDNDSGTDSSISAKGDEVDRSSLYDDEVHFEIPKLHEGDLRGIVSGPYRCPEPETDRVLLHMSADQLNSIAAEDQAVKEKRERH; encoded by the exons ATGAATAaacgccaaagccaagagcAGGCTCTATTTGGGGAAGCACCGTGGAATACTCTGCCTACGAACAGGCTAGTCATACCGGCTCTCCGCATTCGTCTCGAACAGCTGTTGATGAATCACACTCGCGCAGAATTCCTATTGGTGAAGGATGAGATCAGGTCAAGTCTCAAGAAGCGTGAGGAGCTTCTTAAGGACCTGGGCGAGTCTCGAAGCACCACTGACCAGCAGCGGGCATATGTTGGCAAGATTGCCTCGGAATTCATGAGAATTACACACTATGGATTAGATGCGTACTATAGGCGCCATAGTATttttgaagatgctgagatgAGACTCATTACACGAATTCGAAGCATCAACGAAGCATTTGCCCATGTCATGTATCAGAAGGGCCATGCCAGAGA CGACAACGACAGCGACAACGACAGCGGTACTGATAGCTCCATATCGGCCAAGGGCGATGAAGTTGACCGATCCTCGTTATACGATGATGAAGTTCATTTTGAAATTCCGAAACTCCACGAGGGAGACTTGCGCGGGATCGTGTCGGGTCCCTACCGGTGCCCCGAGCCAGAGACGGACAGGGTTCTTCTTCATATGTCGGCGGATCAGCTGAATTCGATTGCTGCAGAGGATCAGGcagtgaaggagaagagagagaggcattgA
- a CDS encoding uncharacterized protein (EggNog:ENOG41), whose translation MNSSSDEGKTSQGLGSRVLLDKVDKLRELGISHLVPLPQIVVVGDHGAGKSSVLESLTGFQFPRSATPCTRHATEIVCRREPAESVVVSIIPHNPSPEREKLVREFRRSTDKITSDDFLKIFEDAAIAMDIKISGEDGNRGSAFSLDILKVEINHPNAAHLTVIDVPGMFETVTPVRYRPGEVHGEAIHSTDKNHHSHRCPLQ comes from the exons ATGAACTCCTCTTCTGATGAAGGCAAGACGAGTCAGGGGCTTGGATCCCGAGTTCTTTTGGACAAGGTGGACAAGCTTCGCGAATTGGGTATATCCCATCTCGTGCCTCTGCCTCAG ATTGTCGTGGTTGGAGACCATGGTGCAGGCAAATCCAGCGTTCTTGAGTCTTTGACAGGATTCCAGTTCCCTCGTTCAGCCACTCCATGTACTCGGCATGCCACCGAGATTGTTTGCCGACGGGAGCCTGCTGAGAGTGTCGTGGTATCTATTATCCCGCACAATCCGTCTCCTGAGCGAGAGAAGCTCGTCAGAGAATTCCGCCGATCGACGGATAAGATCACTTCAGACGACTTCCTCAAAATTTTCGAGGAC GCTGCCATAGCCATGGACATCAAAATTTCAGGCGAAGATGGCAACAGAGGCAGTGCATTTAGCCTCGACATCCTCAAGGTTGAAATCAACCATCCCAATGCTGCCCACCTTACTGTCATCGACGTTCCCGGCATGTTCGAGACAGTGACTCCAGTCCGATATCGACCTGGTGAAGTACATGGTGAAGCGATACATTCAACAGACAAGAACCATCATTCTCACCGTTGTCCCTTGCAATAG
- a CDS encoding uncharacterized protein (EggNog:ENOG41): MTFAAHYHMSAPAHDGVHPGLFRPPASPSSSTDYLSSSTFATEHSSKRKWSRSSMPRMHQTGAHGGLYDEGDVYMDAAVPPSRTYALAGQLHTPLVGSNSEDADMAMAESMGDSMGDSMYSDSDYRRALGTKRSRDEMDQDSSSGPTQLFSQPEPEQSANSSSWGSFAFATIGGVVGRVWEFCKAGAFKGFYAGGGTSYKVTSTGVSVDEAAGPGLDQTYYFQGHSQQQQNHDYMSRDRARHVQQQFPKRSHHHYSSSSNSNSNSQNSGYDDPYDSRASTPTGPAPKRRRHTESGNDLGQNWVMIREPGRDSEARTPRKMATPSRTSPRHLSQQTPLADLRMGPPSSFSTPASSDPAPLRPASRAASRPGSRMSDVNTFRSARPATSASVASFKASVPKPPTPSRIPVKANTSATLASSAPLANFEPGRRRRHTVVPSSSSDPSAWRSQGHQRAESAASVATSRATEIDASPRLDAEAKRLASRRQKEERNADARMAAFNKQLQDMIRQGREALGSTIEVDINDAGWEDTL, encoded by the coding sequence ATGACCTTCGCTGCGCACTACCACATGTCGGCGCCGGCACACGACGGCGTTCATCCCGGCCTGTTCCGGCCGCCAGCGtcgcccagctccagcaccgACTATCTCTCGTCGTCGACTTTTGCAACCGAGCACTCTTCGAAGCGGAAATGGAGTCGCAGCAGCATGCCCCGGATGCACCAGACAGGCGCTCACGGCGGCCTCTATGATGAAGGCGATGTCTATATGGATGCTGCAGTACCGCCTTCGAGAACCTACGCTCTAGCTGGCCAACTTCATACGCCACTGGTGGGATCCAATTCTGAAGATGCCgacatggccatggccgagAGCATGGGGGACAGCATGGGAGACAGCATGTACTCTGACTCGGACTACAGGCGGGCCCTCGGCACCAAGCGATCCCGCGATGAGATGGACCAAGACTCTTCCAGCGGGCCCACACAGCTGTTCAGCCAACCCGAGCCTGAGCAATCTGCAAATTCCAGTAGCTGGGGGTCCTTTGCTTTCGCCACCATTGGAGGCGTTGTTGGCCGGGTATGGGAGTTTTGCAAGGCTGGTGCTTTCAAGGGCTTTTACGCGGGGGGCGGCACATCGTACAAGGTGACATCTACAGGCGTTAgtgttgatgaagctgctggtccCGGGCTTGACCAGACTTATTATTTCCAAGGCCATagtcagcaacagcaaaacCATGACTACATGAGTAGAGACAGGGCGCGACATGTACAACAGCAGTTCCCAAAAAGgagccaccaccactacagcagcagcagcaacagtaaCAGCAACAGTCAGAATTCTGGCTACGACGACCCATATGATAGCCGTGCTTCAACGCCCACTGGGCCAGCACCAAAGAGGCGTAGACATACAGAGAGCGGTAATGACTTGGGCCAGAACTGGGTGATGATCCGAGAGCCCGGCCGTGACAGCGAGGCGAGGACGCCCCGGAAGATGGCTACGCCGAGCCGCACGTCCCCTCGCCATCTCTCTCAGCAAACTCCTCTGGCCGATCTCCGCATGGGCCCTCCAAGCAGCTTTTCTACTCCTGCTTCATCTGACCCTGCTCCTCTTCGCCCTGCAAGTCGCGCTGCCAGCCGTCCGGGCAGTCGAATGTCGGATGTCAACACCTTCAGGTCTGCACGACCTGCAACCTCAGCTTCTGTTGCGTCCTTCAAAGCCAGTGTTCCCAAGCCGCCTACACCCAGCAGGATCCCTGTCAAAGCAAACACTTCAGCAACTTTGGCATCGTCGGCTCCGCTTGCAAACTTTGAGCCCGGCCGAAGGCGCAGACACACAGTCgtgccgtcgtcgtcttccgaTCCCTCTGCCTGGCGAAGTCAGGGTCATCAACGCGCTGAAAGTGCGGCCTCAGTGGCTACTAGCAGGGCCACCGAGATTGACGCCAGCCCGCGACTAGATGCCGAAGCCAAGCGATTAGCAAGCCGTCGTCAGAAGGAAGAGCGCAATGCTGATGCGCGTATGGCGGCGTTCaacaagcagctgcaagacaTGATCCGGCAGGGCAGAGAGGCCCTGGGGTCGACTATTGAAGTTGACATCAACGATGCAGGCTGGGAAGACACGCTCTAA
- a CDS encoding uncharacterized protein (EggNog:ENOG41) — MTKDEAISLLEMSMSDNMKSGMEDAEIDRLLEELQLLPLAVSQAGVYMRRTRTPVKEYLNLLLQGTSRWDLLKINDSDRHRRPEVSNSVLETWKISIERIQEESKLSYRILHVIAYLDNQDIPHQLMQAAGQGSASSQEDENAYRQNTDLEVLQAVTRLVEFSFLHTRRVEEGQRSYEMHKLVQEAIRYGLRVQQPEKSPLGESTALTDSPQNTEAYFSAIALKIVNDVFENVPLPGYCYIPHAIQVGEWAEVNGKEVEASALLCRVSACMYAYGRWREREPVNRKVINLRTKALGEKHLDTIEGMAILVVTLIWLGRYSEAEKLAEQVLELRRQSGSLCDKHPKMITSMAYLAIIHQFQARYDEAERLTEQVLSLQREVIGDDHPQTVNMKENLAILYYNQGRCKEAEMLIKQTLDVRREIFGEKHPATIRSISQLAILLSDQGRYDDSEKLAKQALALYQAVLGSHPHTFSTMADLAEIYIFQGRYVESEELNKQVLSLQLRDLGDKHPDTVKTMHLLAATYNNQGRYGDSETLMEKVLSQRLKIYGERHPITIRSMRNLAMTYYNSGRYTKSEKLEDQVLKHQLEIFGEKHPNTIRTMMSLAKSYHAQGRYTEAEKFKEQALRLMQEVFDEEHPEMALAMGSLAETYDKQGRHDDSERLKEQALTLQLKILGEKHPDTIRTMGSLSITYHFQRRLAEAEKLKEQTLKLRQEILGTNHPDTILTMTSLGAVYISQGRWLDAQGVLEEARILHVEMLGEKHPDTVESRLNYGRLLYNSGRNNEAKLTFMMTLLRLDLLRERLGDKHPNTLLAMARLAQCWRHTDPDEAKKILIELLQIHREVSGDEHADTIQTMKDLAACEEEIRNKDSRQAIQQ; from the coding sequence ATGACGAAAGATGAGGCAATATCCCTTCTTGAGATGTCCATGAGTGACAACATGAAGTCAGGCATGGAAGATGCCGAAATAGATCGCCTCCTGGAAGAACTGCAACTACTTCCACTGGCAGTTTCACAGGCCGGGGTATATATGCGACGGACAAGAACGCCTGTTAAGGAATACTTGAACCTCCTTCTGCAAGGCACGAGTCGATGGGATCTGCTCAAGATTAACGACTCTGACCGGCATCGACGGCCGGAAGTGTCAAATAGTGTTCTTGAGACGTGGAAAATTTCGATTGAGCGCATTCAAGAGGAGAGCAAGCTGTCGTATCGAATTCTTCACGTTATTGCATATCTAGACAACCAAGACATACCACATCAGCTAATGCAAGCGGCAGGCCAAGGTAGCGCTAGCAGTCAAGAGGATGAGAATGCTTATAGGCAAAATACAGATCTAGAAGTGTTACAAGCTGTCACAAGACTAGTcgagttctcttttctccatACGCGCCGAGTGGAAGAAGGCCAGCGGAGCTATGAGATGCATAAGCTTGTCCAAGAGGCCATACGATATGGACTAAGGGTCCAGCAGCCAGAAAAGTCACCCTTGGGCGAATCTACGGCTTTGACTGACAGTCCACAGAATACAGAGGCATACTTCTCAGCCATAGCTCTGAAGATAGTAAATGATGTTTTCGAAAACGTTCCGTTGCCAGGGTATTGTTACATACCACACGCTATCCAGGTGGGCGAGTGGGCAGAAGTGAACGGGAAAGAAGTTGAAGCGTCGGCATTACTCTGCAGAGTATCGGCTTGTATGTATGCTTATGGGAggtggagagaaagagagccgGTAAACAGAAAGGTTATAAACTTGAGAACAAAGGCGCTCGGCGAGAAACATCTAGATACCATCGAAGGCATGGCAATTCTTGTGGTGACGCTTATATGGCTGGGCCGGTACAGCGAAGCTGAGAAGTTGGCAGAACAGGTGCTAGAGCTTCGCCGGCAGAGCGGAAGTCTCTGTGATAAACATCCAAAAATGATCACTAGCATGGCATACCTCGCAATAATACATCAATTTCAGGCCCGTTATGACGAAGCCGAGAGGTTGACGGAGCAGGTGTTGAGCCTCCAACGGGAGGTGATCGGAGATGATCACCCACAAACAGTCAACATGAAGGAAAATCTCgcaatattatactataatcaAGGTCGATGCAAAGAGGCCGAGATGTTGATAAAGCAAACGCTAGATGTGCGCCGAGAGATATTTGGGGAAAAGCATCCAGCTACAATCAGAAGCATTTCACAACTTGCAATTTTACTCAGTGATCAAGGTCGGTATGACGACTCTGAGAAGCTAGCAAAGCAAGCGCTGGCCCTTTACCAGGCAGTGCTAGGGAGCCATCCACACACATTCAGTACCATGGCTGATCTCgcagaaatatatattttccaGGGCCGTTATGTCGAATCTGAGGAATTGAATAAGCAAGTATTGAGCCTTCAATTGAGAGACCTTGGAGACAAGCACCCAGATACAGTGAAGACTATGCATCTTCTTGCAGCAACCTATAATAATCAAGGTCGGTACGGTGACTCTGAAACGTTGATGGAGAAGGTATTGAGTCAACGTTTAAAGATCTATGGAGAGAGGCATCCGATTACAATTCGGTCTATGAGGAACCTCGCGATGACCTACTACAATAGCGGCCGATACACCAAGTCGGAAAAGCTAGAAGACCAGGTGTTGAAACACCAACTGGAAATTTTTGGAGAAAAGCATCCAAATACAATTAGGACTATGATGAGCCTCGCAAAATCTTACCATGCCCAAGGTCGATATACTGAGGCTGAGAAGTTCAAAGAACAAGCGTTGAGACTTATGCAAGAAGTTTTCGACGAGGAACACCCGGAGATGGCTTTGGCGATGGGTAGCCTCGCAGAAACGTACGATAAGCAAGGCCGACACGATGACTCTGAGCGGCTGAAAGAGCAGGCATTGACGCTCCAGTTAAAAATTCTCGGGGAGAAGCACCCCGATACAATCAGGACCATGGGGTCCCTCTCAATAACCTACCATTTTCAACGTCGACTtgccgaggctgagaagctgaAAGAGCAAACTTTAAAACTCAGGCAAGAGATTCTTGGGACGAATCACCCCGACACAATTTTGACCATGACCAGCCTAGGGGCAGTCTATATAAGTCAGGGAAGATGGCTCGATGCTCAAGGCGTCCTAGAAGAGGCGCGAATCCTCCATGTAGAAATGCTCGGCGAGAAACATCCCGACACAGTCGAAAGCCGATTAAACTACGGCAGATTACTCTATAACAGCGGCCGAAATAACGAGGCGAAATTGACGTTCATGATGACACTGTTGAGGCTGGATCTGCTGAGGGAGCGATTAGGAGATAAACATCCAAACACATTGCTGGCCATGGCAAGGCTTGCGCAGTGTTGGCGGCATACAGATCCGGACGAAGCGAAGAAGATATTGATTGAATTGTTGCAGATTCATCGGGAAGTGAGTGGGGATGAGCATGCTGATACGATTCAGACTATGAAGGATCTTGCAGCGTGTGAGGAAGAAATTCGAAACAAAGATTCCAGACAGGCAATTCAACAGTAG